From a single Thamnophis elegans isolate rThaEle1 unplaced genomic scaffold, rThaEle1.pri scaffold_59_arrow_ctg1, whole genome shotgun sequence genomic region:
- the LOC116523586 gene encoding H-2 class II histocompatibility antigen, E-S beta chain-like → MAFAGLPLMLLVGALARIPGSEGGKESPAHFLAQEKHECRFLNGTQRVRLLYRLFYDWQEIVRFDSDLGKFVAVTEFGKAIADNWNSDKQYVQYLKAQVDSICRHNYEGLRRNSVVGRRAKPTVTISPTKIEPDSPNIILLCIATGFYPVEIEIQWLKNGQPEKEGVAYGEELQNGDWTYQLMVMLETQPQRGDVYTCKVEHASLEAPITVQWEPRTSNSAKSKLWTGIMGAVIGVAFFSVGLFSYLRAKKAIPIQPPAALMN, encoded by the exons ATGGCTTTTGCTGGGCTCCCCCTGATGCTGCTGGTGGGGGCGCTGGCCCGGATCCCCGGAAgcgaaggggggaaggagagccCCG ccCATTTCCTGGCCCAGGAGAAGCACGAGTGCCGCTTCCTCAACGGGACGCAGCGGGTGAGGCTCCTGTACAGGCTCTTCTACGACTGGCAGGAGATCGTCCGCTTCGACAGCGACCTCGGGAAGTTCGTGGCCGTCACGGAGTTTGGGAAGGCGATTGCGGACAATTGGAACAGCGATAAGCAGTACGTGCAGTACCTGAAGGCCCAagtggattccatctgccggcacAACTACGAGGGTCTCCGGAGGAATTCTGTGGTTGGCCGGAGAG ccaAGCCCACCGTCACCATCTCCCCCACCAAGATAGAACCCGATTCCCCCAACATCATCCTCCTCTGCATTGCGACGGGATTTTATCCCGTGGAGATTGAGATCCAGTGGCTGAAGAACGGACAACCAGAGAAGGAGGGCGTGGCCTATGGGGAGGAGCTCCAGAACGGAGACTGGACCTACCAGCTCATGGTGATGCTGGAGACCCAGCCCCAGCGGGGGGACGTCTACACTTGCAAGGTGGAGCACGCCAGCCTGGAGGCCCCCATCACTGTCCAATGGG aGCCCCGTACCTCCAACTCTGCCAAGAGCAAACTCTGGACCGGGATAATGGGAGCTGTGATAGGAGTGGCCTTCTTTTCGGTGGGGCTCTTCTCTTACCTGAGGGCCAAGAAAG cAATTCCCATCCAACCTCCTGCAG CACTCATGAATTAA